From Halalkalicoccus sp. CG83, one genomic window encodes:
- the cobS gene encoding adenosylcobinamide-GDP ribazoletransferase, producing the protein MALNALRGALGFLTRLPVGHDERAWEAFRRTPEAFALAGYVVGALLAPAFALPVPEPTVAAAFVAGVYLLTGVNHADGLADLGDAAVVHGSPGRRREAMTDTTTGVGAVLALVATVAALALAGLALAALPLAAAAAIVLASEVGAKCSMAAVACLGEPAHEGLGSQVTGGGSMRALGPLAVSLPAALLLVPASTAAFVGALGVALLALRWANRRLGGVSGDVLGATNELARVVALHAGVVAWTLS; encoded by the coding sequence GTGGCGCTGAACGCGCTCAGAGGGGCGCTCGGGTTCCTCACGCGGCTGCCGGTCGGCCACGACGAACGGGCCTGGGAGGCGTTTCGTCGTACGCCCGAGGCGTTCGCGCTCGCGGGCTACGTCGTCGGAGCGCTGCTCGCGCCCGCGTTCGCGCTTCCCGTCCCCGAACCCACGGTCGCGGCCGCGTTCGTCGCCGGGGTCTACCTCCTCACCGGTGTCAACCACGCCGACGGGCTCGCCGACCTCGGCGACGCCGCCGTCGTCCACGGCTCGCCGGGGAGGCGCCGCGAGGCGATGACGGACACGACGACGGGCGTGGGGGCGGTGCTCGCGCTCGTCGCCACGGTCGCGGCGCTCGCGCTCGCGGGACTCGCGCTCGCGGCGCTCCCCCTCGCGGCGGCGGCGGCGATCGTCCTCGCGAGCGAGGTCGGCGCGAAGTGTTCGATGGCCGCCGTCGCCTGCCTCGGCGAGCCGGCCCACGAGGGGCTTGGTTCGCAGGTGACCGGCGGGGGATCGATGAGAGCGCTCGGCCCGCTCGCGGTCTCGCTGCCGGCGGCGCTGCTTCTCGTCCCCGCGTCGACGGCCGCGTTCGTCGGCGCGCTGGGGGTCGCGCTCCTGGCGCTTCGGTGGGCGAACCGCCGACTGGGGGGCGTGAGCGGCGACGTGTTGGGCGCGACCAATGAGCTCGCTCGGGTAGTGGCGCTTCACGCGGGGGTGGTCGCGTGGACGCTCTCGTGA
- the cbiB gene encoding adenosylcobinamide-phosphate synthase CbiB, with protein sequence MASLGTTAVALAAGLEFVVGEPPERVHPVAWFGRAVAWADREWSRPRLAGGAVALVAPASAAAVAGGAVALARRRHGALGALAAGIALFSTTSLRMLLAVAREVIVESDPHLDAARGELLALAGREASGLSSEEVRSAAVESAAENLADGLVAPLGAFALLAPVSLALGAGAAAWVKAVNTLDSMLGYPSKPHGTASARLDDLVMWLPARTSALLIALAARRPAAASAAGRWASEPPSPNSGWPMATLAAVLDARLEKPGVYALNPSADLPDVETGLCGVRIVAVAGAIAYLIAGAIAWR encoded by the coding sequence ATGGCGTCGCTCGGAACGACGGCGGTCGCGCTCGCGGCCGGTCTCGAGTTCGTTGTCGGCGAGCCGCCGGAACGCGTCCATCCCGTCGCCTGGTTCGGACGAGCCGTCGCGTGGGCCGATCGGGAGTGGTCGCGACCGCGCCTCGCCGGCGGGGCGGTCGCGCTCGTGGCCCCGGCGAGTGCGGCGGCGGTCGCCGGCGGTGCAGTCGCGCTCGCGCGGCGGAGACACGGCGCCCTCGGAGCGCTGGCGGCGGGGATCGCCCTCTTCTCGACGACGAGCCTGCGAATGTTGCTGGCGGTCGCCCGTGAGGTGATCGTCGAGAGCGACCCTCACCTCGATGCCGCCCGCGGGGAGCTACTGGCGCTCGCGGGCCGCGAGGCGAGCGGGCTTTCATCGGAGGAAGTCCGAAGCGCCGCCGTCGAGAGCGCCGCCGAGAACCTCGCGGACGGGCTGGTCGCCCCCCTCGGCGCGTTCGCCCTCCTCGCGCCCGTCTCGCTCGCGCTCGGGGCGGGCGCGGCCGCGTGGGTCAAGGCGGTGAACACGCTCGACTCGATGCTCGGCTACCCCTCGAAGCCCCACGGGACGGCAAGCGCGCGCCTCGACGACCTCGTCATGTGGCTTCCCGCCCGCACGAGCGCGCTCCTGATCGCGCTCGCGGCCCGGCGGCCGGCCGCGGCGAGTGCGGCCGGCCGGTGGGCGAGCGAACCACCGTCGCCCAACTCGGGCTGGCCGATGGCGACGCTGGCGGCCGTTCTCGACGCGCGCCTCGAGAAACCGGGCGTCTACGCGCTGAACCCGAGCGCCGACCTACCGGACGTCGAGACCGGGCTGTGCGGGGTGCGAATCGTCGCCGTCGCGGGGGCGATCGCCTACCTGATCGCGGGGGCGATCGCGTGGCGCTGA
- a CDS encoding HAD family hydrolase has translation MAVTFDLFGTLVEAPKPADPARAIADELDARGVRVPDGWAEAYRTPHVDAPEGAEVPLPAHVAAALRSRGVEAVPGDVRRAVVAAFDPEVRTREGAVEAVEAGRERGPVGVLSNCSVPELVSRTLIRSAFSRDDFDAVVSSVGCGWRKPHPKAFKAIASELERPVEELVHVGDSPEADGGIEACGGRAIVLDGTTLAEVPALLEEI, from the coding sequence GTGGCAGTCACGTTCGACCTGTTCGGGACGCTGGTCGAGGCGCCCAAACCCGCCGATCCCGCGCGGGCGATCGCCGACGAGTTGGACGCTCGCGGAGTGCGGGTGCCCGACGGCTGGGCCGAGGCCTACCGGACGCCCCACGTCGACGCACCCGAGGGCGCGGAGGTTCCCCTTCCAGCGCACGTCGCCGCGGCGCTTCGCTCCCGGGGCGTCGAGGCCGTCCCCGGCGACGTACGCCGGGCCGTCGTCGCGGCGTTCGACCCCGAGGTCCGCACCCGCGAAGGGGCCGTCGAGGCCGTCGAGGCCGGCCGCGAACGCGGGCCCGTGGGCGTGCTCTCGAACTGTAGCGTCCCCGAACTCGTCTCCCGGACCCTGATCCGCTCGGCGTTCTCGCGCGACGACTTCGACGCGGTCGTCTCGAGCGTCGGCTGTGGCTGGAGAAAGCCCCATCCGAAGGCGTTCAAGGCGATCGCCTCGGAGCTGGAGCGCCCGGTCGAGGAACTCGTCCACGTCGGCGACTCCCCCGAGGCCGACGGCGGGATCGAGGCCTGCGGCGGCCGGGCGATCGTCCTCGACGGGACGACGCTCGCCGAGGTGCCCGCGCTGCTGGAGGAGATCTGA
- a CDS encoding M24 family metallopeptidase gives MPTRLPEREFDARLTSVRERIAESDADAGVWFDATSIEYLIGFAHLQTERPVVLGVTPGRCEITVPRLEVERVSGNSRIDRVHSYFDYPGGEPIETVVKMLREMGADSVVADADGAPGTMGYEGPELSEFLESEPRSWVARMRWAKSDAEVELIRESAKWANLGHRHLAEYVEPGAHPATASQRASLEASRAMLDALGDRYVPRTRGDGPVHAGFISGEQTALPHGHTANRYLEEGDVLITGASANVDGYRSELERTMFVGEPDDDGRHYFELMCEVQTIAIEALGPGVRIADVDRAVWEYFEEQGVADLARHHVGHNIGLGGHEPPYVDRGWGAHCEAEATSYEERDAVMEPGHVYTIEPGLYTEEAGYRHSDTVAITDDGIEMLTYFPRDLEANVIR, from the coding sequence ATGCCGACGCGACTCCCCGAACGCGAGTTCGACGCGCGACTCACGAGCGTCCGCGAGCGGATCGCCGAGAGCGACGCCGACGCCGGCGTCTGGTTCGATGCGACGAGCATCGAGTACCTCATCGGGTTCGCCCACCTCCAGACCGAACGCCCCGTCGTCCTCGGGGTCACCCCCGGACGCTGCGAGATCACCGTCCCTCGACTCGAGGTCGAACGTGTGAGTGGAAATTCGAGGATCGACCGGGTCCACAGCTACTTCGACTACCCCGGCGGCGAGCCGATCGAAACGGTAGTGAAGATGCTGCGGGAGATGGGCGCCGACTCGGTCGTCGCCGACGCAGACGGCGCGCCCGGCACCATGGGCTACGAGGGGCCCGAACTCTCCGAGTTTCTCGAGAGCGAGCCGAGGTCGTGGGTGGCGCGGATGCGCTGGGCGAAGTCCGACGCGGAGGTGGAGCTGATCCGCGAGTCGGCGAAGTGGGCGAACCTCGGGCACCGCCATCTCGCCGAGTACGTCGAGCCCGGCGCCCACCCCGCGACCGCGAGCCAGCGCGCCTCCCTCGAGGCCTCGCGGGCGATGCTCGACGCGCTCGGCGACCGGTACGTCCCCCGGACGCGCGGCGACGGGCCCGTCCACGCGGGGTTCATCAGCGGCGAGCAGACGGCGCTTCCCCACGGCCACACCGCGAACAGGTACCTGGAAGAGGGCGACGTGTTGATCACGGGCGCGAGCGCGAACGTCGACGGCTACCGCTCCGAGCTAGAGCGGACGATGTTCGTCGGCGAACCGGACGACGACGGGCGACACTACTTCGAGCTGATGTGCGAGGTACAGACGATCGCCATCGAGGCGCTTGGACCCGGGGTTCGGATCGCGGACGTCGATCGCGCGGTGTGGGAGTACTTCGAGGAGCAGGGCGTCGCCGACCTCGCGCGCCACCACGTCGGGCATAACATCGGCCTCGGTGGCCACGAGCCGCCGTACGTCGATCGCGGCTGGGGTGCCCACTGCGAGGCGGAGGCGACGAGCTACGAGGAGAGGGACGCCGTCATGGAGCCGGGCCACGTCTACACGATCGAGCCGGGGCTCTACACCGAGGAGGCGGGCTATCGACACTCGGATACGGTCGCGATCACCGATGACGGTATCGAGATGCTGACCTACTTCCCGCGAGACCTCGAGGCGAACGTGATCCGGTGA
- a CDS encoding dihydrolipoyl dehydrogenase has product MQEFDLLIVGGGSGTQVGSLAAERGMSVAVCEPGPLGGACITRGCVPSKALIRRADAIRQARDADRLGIDVEVDDVDLDAITSEVRETVYEKAEHQAENLRESDDHTLFDGRARFVDDRTVEIEGYDERVRGDRVVVAVGAETTVPPIDGLEDADYLTSTDALYLDERPDELAIIGGGYIGAELGHFYETIGSEVTIVQRSDALVPREDGEVREAVTESFADRERCTLHVGREATAVEERGDRIAMFAEGQGEEVEIEADELLVAGGRKPATDDLGCEAAGIALDDAGFVEVDETLETTAENVWAFGDVIEGPMFKHVADHEARVVAANAVAERGEEIEYEGVAHAVFTWPQVAACGRTEEELEEEGREYERARFEYDSAPLGLVSKENGFVKVLAEPDGTVLGCHIVGPEAATLIHEVAVAGRVGEGSVDEIAEAIHVHPALNEVVLGAFDELADPPLSTAPDWSDVSMEPGD; this is encoded by the coding sequence ATGCAGGAGTTCGACCTGCTGATCGTCGGCGGAGGATCGGGGACACAGGTGGGGTCGCTCGCGGCCGAGCGCGGGATGAGCGTCGCGGTCTGCGAGCCCGGCCCGCTCGGCGGCGCGTGCATCACGCGGGGCTGCGTACCCTCGAAGGCGCTGATTCGGCGGGCGGATGCGATCCGGCAGGCCCGCGACGCCGACCGGTTGGGGATCGACGTCGAGGTCGACGACGTGGATCTGGACGCGATTACGAGCGAGGTCCGCGAGACGGTCTACGAGAAGGCCGAACACCAGGCGGAGAACCTGCGCGAGTCAGACGACCACACCCTCTTCGACGGACGGGCGCGGTTCGTCGACGACCGGACCGTCGAGATCGAGGGCTACGACGAGCGAGTCCGTGGCGACCGTGTAGTCGTCGCCGTCGGCGCCGAGACCACGGTGCCGCCGATCGACGGGCTCGAGGACGCTGACTACCTCACGAGCACCGACGCGCTGTATCTCGACGAGCGGCCCGACGAGCTCGCGATCATCGGCGGCGGCTACATCGGCGCCGAACTGGGCCACTTCTACGAGACGATCGGCTCCGAAGTGACGATCGTCCAGCGCTCGGACGCGCTCGTCCCCCGCGAGGACGGCGAGGTCCGCGAGGCGGTCACGGAGTCGTTCGCCGACCGCGAGCGGTGTACGCTCCACGTCGGCCGCGAGGCGACCGCGGTCGAGGAGCGCGGCGATCGGATCGCGATGTTCGCGGAGGGCCAAGGGGAAGAGGTCGAGATCGAGGCCGACGAGCTGCTGGTCGCGGGCGGTCGGAAGCCGGCGACCGACGACCTCGGCTGCGAGGCGGCGGGGATCGCGCTCGACGACGCGGGCTTCGTCGAGGTCGACGAGACTCTCGAGACCACCGCCGAGAACGTCTGGGCGTTCGGCGACGTCATCGAGGGACCGATGTTCAAGCACGTCGCCGACCACGAGGCACGGGTCGTCGCCGCCAACGCCGTCGCGGAGCGCGGCGAGGAGATCGAGTACGAGGGGGTCGCTCACGCCGTCTTCACCTGGCCACAGGTCGCCGCCTGCGGACGGACCGAGGAGGAACTCGAGGAGGAGGGACGGGAGTACGAGCGCGCGCGCTTCGAGTACGATTCCGCGCCGCTGGGGTTGGTCTCGAAGGAGAACGGGTTCGTGAAGGTGCTCGCCGAACCCGACGGGACGGTGCTCGGCTGCCATATCGTCGGCCCCGAGGCCGCGACGCTGATCCACGAGGTCGCGGTCGCCGGCCGCGTCGGCGAGGGCAGCGTCGATGAGATCGCCGAGGCGATCCACGTCCACCCCGCGCTCAACGAGGTCGTGCTCGGCGCGTTCGACGAACTCGCGGATCCGCCGCTCTCGACGGCGCCCGACTGGAGCGACGTCTCGATGGAGCCGGGGGACTAA
- a CDS encoding phage repressor protein, translated as MGDESETDDDGLLSRLLRGGFRPQKTRLRIDWMTNSDERIMKHLAADGPATPATIAASLEKSAEYVADRCRQLETRDLLATSGNEYRLAERGEAYLAGEIGAEELSDGE; from the coding sequence ATGGGCGACGAGAGCGAGACGGACGACGACGGCCTCCTGAGCCGGCTGTTGCGCGGGGGATTCCGGCCGCAGAAGACCCGGCTGCGGATCGACTGGATGACCAACTCCGACGAGCGGATCATGAAGCATCTCGCGGCCGACGGCCCGGCGACGCCTGCGACGATCGCCGCGAGCCTCGAGAAGAGCGCCGAGTACGTCGCCGATCGGTGTCGCCAGCTCGAGACGCGCGACCTGCTCGCGACCTCCGGCAACGAGTACCGCCTCGCCGAACGCGGGGAGGCGTATCTCGCGGGCGAGATCGGCGCCGAGGAGCTGAGCGACGGGGAGTGA
- a CDS encoding VOC family protein, protein MSKSYPRGVAHVGVTVPEIEEAIDWYESVLGFDLLMGPQEIEHGEEHIGELCADVLGEFETVRIAHLSTGDGFAVEFFEFPATGENEVDPTDSGYFHLCVIDPEIEALANEIEESGGEHTSEVWELFPGQEYRMTYCEDPWGNVVEIYTHRHERIYSNQGDY, encoded by the coding sequence GTGTCGAAATCGTACCCGCGCGGCGTCGCCCACGTCGGCGTCACCGTCCCGGAGATCGAGGAGGCGATCGACTGGTACGAGTCCGTCCTGGGGTTCGACCTCCTGATGGGTCCCCAGGAAATCGAACACGGCGAGGAACACATCGGGGAGCTCTGTGCGGACGTCCTCGGGGAGTTCGAGACGGTCAGGATCGCACACCTCTCGACCGGTGACGGGTTCGCCGTCGAGTTCTTCGAGTTCCCCGCGACCGGGGAGAACGAGGTCGATCCCACCGACTCGGGCTACTTCCACCTCTGCGTGATCGACCCCGAGATCGAGGCGCTCGCGAACGAGATCGAGGAGTCCGGCGGCGAGCACACCTCCGAGGTCTGGGAGCTGTTCCCCGGCCAGGAGTACCGGATGACCTACTGCGAGGATCCCTGGGGCAACGTCGTCGAGATCTACACCCACCGCCACGAGCGGATCTACAGCAACCAGGGCGACTACTGA
- a CDS encoding metal-dependent hydrolase: MLPPVHVAVGYLCYAALVRLRGAGTPGGRATLVAVLAAALPDLIDKPLDWLGVVAVGRTVGHSLLFAVPLVALVRTLTRRADEREFGIAFATGYLSHVATDVPWHLLSREYHELGFLLWPITPMPPYTGTTTLATLGGTEVSTLWLEAAILVAGVALWIRDGSPGVGSDREESSSNRLR, translated from the coding sequence ATGCTGCCACCGGTCCACGTCGCGGTCGGCTACCTCTGTTACGCGGCGCTGGTTCGCCTGCGCGGGGCGGGCACGCCCGGCGGACGGGCGACGCTCGTGGCCGTCCTCGCGGCGGCGCTCCCGGACCTGATCGACAAACCGCTCGACTGGCTCGGCGTCGTCGCCGTCGGACGGACGGTCGGCCACTCGCTGTTGTTCGCGGTTCCGCTCGTCGCGCTCGTCCGGACCCTCACCCGTCGGGCCGACGAGCGGGAGTTCGGCATCGCGTTCGCGACGGGTTACCTCTCGCACGTCGCGACGGACGTCCCGTGGCACCTGCTCTCGCGCGAGTACCACGAACTCGGCTTCCTCCTCTGGCCGATCACGCCGATGCCCCCCTATACGGGAACGACGACGCTCGCCACCCTCGGGGGAACGGAGGTGTCGACGCTGTGGCTCGAGGCGGCGATCCTCGTCGCGGGCGTGGCGCTGTGGATCCGCGACGGCAGTCCGGGAGTCGGAAGCGATCGTGAGGAGTCCTCCTCGAATCGCCTCCGTTGA
- a CDS encoding DUF3006 domain-containing protein, producing MTGDGTYVATVDRIEEGLAVCLLEDDDEVVCERHVEEEELPDDCGEGAVLELTLRDGRIEELEFDPERTRRRRERTQSRFDRLSRRPDEDGD from the coding sequence GTGACCGGGGACGGCACCTACGTCGCGACGGTCGACCGGATCGAGGAGGGGCTGGCTGTCTGCCTGCTCGAGGACGACGACGAGGTCGTCTGCGAACGCCACGTCGAGGAGGAGGAGCTTCCCGACGACTGCGGCGAGGGGGCGGTGCTGGAACTCACGCTCCGGGACGGCCGGATCGAGGAGCTCGAGTTCGACCCCGAACGCACGCGACGACGGCGCGAGCGCACCCAGAGCCGCTTCGACCGGCTCTCGCGCCGACCCGACGAGGACGGCGACTGA
- a CDS encoding ComEC/Rec2 family competence protein has protein sequence MGTTVEEAETAEGDLEIHAIDVGQADATLLIGPEETMLIDSGDWRDDGDRVIAYLESQGVERIDYLVTTHAHADHIGGHAAVIEHYETERDGVGEVWDPGVSSTSGTYESYLDAVEEHDVDLIRGQSGDEIDFAGGTTVLSPPEEREDDDLNDNSLSVRVTHGETAFLATGDAERESEQRMVDEHGDALEADVYQAGHHGSSTSSSNAFLDRVDPEYAIVSSGYENQYGHPHEEVLTAFDERGIETYWTAVHGTTVVESDGEELSVEAETDATTDPLEIRGEPPVDEDEETARTTPAAASTVGPFHTAGAIA, from the coding sequence ATGGGGACGACCGTCGAGGAGGCCGAGACCGCCGAGGGCGACTTGGAGATCCACGCGATCGACGTCGGACAGGCCGACGCCACCCTCCTGATCGGCCCCGAGGAGACGATGCTGATCGACTCGGGCGACTGGCGCGACGACGGCGATCGCGTGATCGCCTACCTCGAGTCCCAGGGAGTCGAGCGGATCGACTACCTCGTGACGACCCACGCCCACGCCGACCACATCGGCGGCCACGCGGCGGTGATCGAGCACTACGAGACCGAACGCGACGGCGTCGGCGAGGTGTGGGACCCCGGCGTCTCCAGCACCTCCGGGACCTACGAGAGCTACCTCGACGCGGTCGAGGAGCACGACGTCGACCTGATCAGGGGCCAGTCGGGCGACGAGATCGACTTCGCCGGCGGGACGACCGTGCTCAGCCCCCCCGAGGAGCGCGAGGACGACGACCTCAACGACAACAGCCTCTCGGTGCGGGTGACCCACGGCGAGACGGCGTTCCTCGCGACCGGCGACGCCGAGCGCGAGAGCGAGCAGCGCATGGTCGACGAGCACGGCGACGCGCTCGAGGCCGACGTCTACCAGGCGGGCCACCACGGCAGTTCGACCAGCTCGTCCAATGCGTTCCTCGACCGGGTCGATCCGGAGTACGCGATCGTCTCGAGCGGCTACGAGAACCAGTACGGCCACCCCCACGAGGAGGTGCTGACGGCGTTCGACGAACGCGGCATCGAGACCTACTGGACGGCCGTTCACGGCACGACCGTCGTCGAAAGCGACGGCGAGGAGCTGAGCGTCGAGGCCGAGACGGACGCGACGACCGATCCCTTGGAGATCCGCGGCGAACCGCCGGTCGACGAGGACGAGGAGACAGCCCGAACGACGCCGGCGGCCGCGTCCACCGTCGGGCCGTTCCACACCGCGGGGGCGATCGCGTGA
- a CDS encoding type IV pilin N-terminal domain-containing protein, translating into MELKTLGKKVKGLFDGGEDRGVSPVIGVILMVAITVILAAVIGAFVLGLGDNMGNTTPNATYNWSQTGSTDGDITVTLEHSGGDTLSEDLLNITFEATNNPSEGISDWSDAEGEVSAGASITFHTGQTDGTDDAFHSGDEIRVIWQSPDGGSSSVLTSYEVN; encoded by the coding sequence ATGGAACTGAAAACACTCGGAAAGAAAGTGAAGGGCCTCTTCGACGGCGGAGAGGACCGCGGCGTATCGCCCGTGATCGGCGTCATCCTGATGGTCGCCATCACGGTGATCCTAGCGGCAGTCATCGGCGCGTTCGTGCTGGGTCTTGGAGATAATATGGGTAATACAACACCAAATGCAACGTATAACTGGAGCCAAACTGGATCGACAGATGGAGACATTACTGTTACCTTGGAACACAGCGGTGGCGATACGTTATCCGAAGACCTTCTCAATATTACCTTTGAGGCTACGAACAATCCCTCTGAAGGTATAAGTGATTGGTCAGATGCAGAAGGAGAGGTCTCTGCCGGTGCAAGCATCACATTCCATACAGGCCAAACGGATGGAACTGATGACGCTTTCCACTCTGGAGATGAAATTAGAGTTATCTGGCAATCGCCGGATGGAGGAAGCTCGAGTGTTCTAACAAGTTACGAAGTGAACTAA
- a CDS encoding ATP-binding cassette domain-containing protein gives MYELFPMLDPLRSNRGRNLSGGEQQMVSVARALVQRPSLLLLDEPTEGLAPVIVDDLREMLHEVVSQDVTVLLSEQNVNFAFDLATRCYVIDTGSIVFEGSIEALRDREDLLEQYLAVSSEDVA, from the coding sequence ATGTACGAGCTGTTCCCGATGCTCGACCCGCTCCGATCGAACCGGGGGCGGAACCTGAGCGGCGGCGAGCAGCAGATGGTCTCGGTGGCCCGCGCGCTCGTCCAGCGACCCTCGTTGCTCCTGCTCGACGAGCCGACCGAGGGGCTCGCCCCGGTGATCGTCGACGACCTCCGGGAGATGCTCCACGAGGTCGTCTCCCAGGACGTGACCGTGCTGCTCTCCGAGCAGAACGTCAACTTCGCGTTCGATCTGGCGACCCGCTGCTACGTCATCGACACGGGCTCGATCGTGTTCGAGGGATCGATCGAGGCGCTCCGCGACCGCGAGGACCTCCTCGAGCAGTACCTCGCCGTCTCCTCGGAGGACGTGGCCTAG
- a CDS encoding glycoside hydrolase family 13 protein gives MTDPEIERRWWKEAVVYQIYPRSFNDTDGDGVGDLSGIIEKVDYLADLGVDVVWLNPVYESPNADNGYDVSDYRAIMDEFGTMDDWEALLEELHDRDMRLIMDLVVNHTSDEHEWFVRSREGDPDYAAFYWWREGRDADAVEWESEEGPEDEAPPNGWQSIFGGPAWAYDDDRGEWYLHLFDRKQPDLNWRNGDVREAVYEMMEWWLEKGIDGFRLDAIAHLAKAEGLPTDLGESMNGTITYAGNAPGVHEYLSEMNDAVLDRELLTVGEVGTETVPDEDVHSYLDPERDGLSMLVHFEHVNIDREGSIYEPGEWTLPELKAVLDRWDALTEEEGWVAQYLSNHDQPRQVSRFGSEEHRRESAKLLGTLLHTLRGTPFVYQGEELGMTNYPWTSLSEFEDVATRNPVERAIERGEVESFEEVRDAVAAESRDNGRTPVQWTAGEHAGFTEGEPWIAVNPDKDDVNAEAARDDPDSVWHYYRELIALRSDAVGDVLVYGEYEQLTPDHESLWVYTRTLGDERLLVALNFSDTPTAVDLPTDALADLDAAVDLLLANYGVEDPLTTASELADDALEPWEARVYHVDPA, from the coding sequence ATGACCGACCCCGAGATCGAGCGACGGTGGTGGAAGGAGGCGGTGGTCTACCAGATCTACCCGCGATCGTTCAACGACACCGACGGCGACGGCGTCGGCGATCTGTCGGGGATCATCGAGAAGGTCGACTACCTCGCTGACCTCGGGGTCGACGTCGTCTGGCTCAACCCCGTCTACGAGTCACCCAACGCCGACAACGGCTACGACGTCTCCGACTATCGCGCGATCATGGACGAGTTCGGCACCATGGACGACTGGGAGGCGCTGCTCGAGGAGCTCCACGACCGCGACATGCGCCTCATCATGGACCTGGTGGTGAACCACACCTCCGACGAGCACGAGTGGTTCGTCCGCTCGCGGGAGGGCGACCCCGACTACGCGGCGTTCTACTGGTGGCGCGAGGGAAGGGACGCCGACGCCGTCGAGTGGGAGAGCGAGGAGGGACCCGAGGACGAGGCCCCGCCGAACGGCTGGCAGTCGATCTTCGGCGGGCCGGCGTGGGCCTACGACGACGACCGCGGGGAGTGGTATCTCCACCTCTTCGACCGGAAGCAGCCCGATCTGAACTGGCGGAACGGAGACGTCCGCGAGGCGGTCTACGAGATGATGGAGTGGTGGCTGGAGAAGGGGATCGACGGCTTCCGGCTGGACGCCATCGCCCACCTCGCGAAGGCGGAGGGGCTGCCGACCGATCTCGGCGAGTCGATGAACGGCACGATAACGTACGCCGGCAACGCGCCCGGCGTCCACGAGTACCTCTCCGAGATGAACGACGCCGTCCTGGATCGTGAGCTCCTGACCGTCGGCGAGGTCGGCACCGAGACGGTTCCCGACGAGGACGTCCACTCGTACCTCGACCCCGAGCGGGACGGCCTCTCGATGCTGGTTCACTTCGAACACGTTAACATCGACCGCGAGGGCTCGATCTACGAGCCCGGCGAGTGGACGCTCCCGGAGCTCAAGGCGGTGCTCGACCGGTGGGACGCGCTCACCGAGGAGGAGGGCTGGGTCGCACAGTACCTCTCGAACCACGACCAGCCCCGTCAGGTCTCCCGGTTCGGGAGCGAAGAACATCGACGCGAATCGGCGAAGCTTCTCGGGACCCTGCTCCACACGCTTCGCGGAACGCCGTTCGTCTACCAGGGCGAGGAGCTGGGGATGACGAACTACCCCTGGACGTCGCTCTCGGAGTTCGAGGACGTCGCCACCCGCAACCCGGTCGAACGGGCGATCGAACGCGGCGAGGTCGAGAGCTTCGAGGAGGTCCGCGACGCCGTCGCCGCCGAGAGCCGCGACAACGGCCGGACGCCGGTCCAGTGGACCGCCGGGGAGCACGCCGGCTTCACCGAGGGCGAGCCCTGGATCGCGGTCAACCCCGACAAGGACGACGTGAACGCCGAGGCCGCCCGTGACGACCCCGACTCCGTCTGGCACTACTACCGCGAGTTGATCGCGCTACGCTCCGACGCTGTCGGCGACGTGCTCGTCTACGGCGAGTACGAACAGCTGACGCCCGACCACGAGTCGCTCTGGGTCTACACCCGGACGCTCGGGGACGAACGCCTGCTCGTGGCGCTCAACTTCTCCGATACCCCGACGGCCGTCGACCTCCCGACCGACGCCCTCGCCGACCTCGACGCGGCCGTCGATCTCCTGCTCGCGAACTACGGCGTCGAGGATCCCCTGACGACGGCGTCCGAACTCGCGGACGACGCGCTCGAACCCTGGGAGGCCCGCGTCTACCACGTCGATCCGGCGTGA